The region aaacagattTTATCTAGGGAGACCAGCAGCAACACTGCAGCCTAACTGTGACAAAGACGGGCAAATGTACCCCCCGTGTTTGTTCTATAAAGCGACTTTTACAGTAAGACAGGTTTAGCTGGTACAAAACACCTTGGTATGTCAATAGGGGCTGTTGTAAGGAGAGCCCATGGCTCTGCTGCTAGACTGCAATCTAACTGAGGACAAGCAGCATTGATCAACAAATATACTGTTAAATGTAAACACCCATTCAGAGGGCaaataaagggaatagaacattatttacattttaaaatggtcaTTTTCCCTTCTGAGAATGCAGTCCTAGGAGGGGTTGAGGGAGAAGCACTGATAAAAGGCTCAGGACCCCCGAAACATTTCACGTTTGATGTCACAATCAATTTAATGTTTAGTTTcagcttttgttattttttacGGTTTTGTTATTTATTGCATAATGGCGATGTAAtcaatgttggggttttttttgtttttttttcatttttgccttCGGGGAATGACAACTAAGAAAtgtaaccaaataaataaataaaactgcagcaTCGCTTTGGGAGCCCTGTGGCGGTTTTTCACTCCCTCTATAGTCCGAGGGCCGCCTTTAACCCCGGTCTCGGCTGCAGAAGGGGTTCGTTTTCTCACGCAGAAGGCTTAAAACCAGGATTCGGTATCCGCATATTTTGATGCTCTTGGCTTTGGCCTGAATAAGGGAAAAGGTGTTGCAGGCAAGAACAAACGAAGATGCTGTACAGGTGAAAACAGACAGGACCCCGCCCTCTGTTACAGCTTTTAGACCGCTCTTCCTGAGGGGCTTCCGAAGAAACCTCTGCACACCCAGCTGGGCCCTACCTGGCTAATCCAGCTGTTGAAGGCTGAGACCCGGCTGAAGACCGAGGGCTTCTTGTAGTAATTGCAGCCCAGGGACGAGCCGAAGCTGACGACGCCATGAACTTCCCATTGGCCGCTGGAATTTTTGCAGTTCAGTGGTCCACCAGAGTCCCCCTGGAACAGAGAGTGACAGGAAGGTGAGTAAGGTGCAGCTGACAGCGTAGAtcgcatttaaaaaaaacaaaaagaaatgctcAGTTCGTTTCGGCCCCTgtgcattttcagctgaaaattcatctaAATTTGGGTCCTTAAAACTTAGGGGCCTGAATTTAAGTCTGCCTATTAATAAATAGCCTATATGTTTAGGCGGCTTGTGCTCAAAATCAGGGTTACGTTCATAGCTCATTTTTCCCTGCCTTAAGGCCACCCCTGTAATCAGCAGCTGCATTTAGGAACGTGCCCCTAGGCCATTTAGAGGGGCTGATTTAGGTGTTTAATTCCCACAGGCGGGTGGCCTGCAGCTTTTGAAGTTCCACCTCATAGCTTATTGCAGTGCCGGCTGAGTAGGTCACTCCTGTGCCAGGGAACCGCAGAAACCCACATTGGAGCATTTTACCgctagagataaaaaaaaaaacccctccaggAAACCAGGCAGGAGCACACGTCTCACCCCGCACTGGAAACCCATGGAAGCAAAAAAAGCAGGCAGGGCTGAGAGAACCAAATTCTTTAGAAAGCAACAAGGCAACCCCATCTAGGAGAAAAACGGAGGGACCACACTTTGTCCTTGCCTAGGCGTACAGTCTCGCCTAAAGCTGGAACGCTCTTCCCTGTTCTAACCATGCAGCTCGTGCCGTATTGTGCAGTCTCTGCAAAACAGATTCAGCCCTAGGGTAAGCAGAAAGTGCCTTTctcactttaaggtgaattttaaaagcccagcgtacgccaaaaatcaggagatgtgcgcCCACCgaattttataagccacccagaTGGGTGCGTAtctatctccctcagtttcaaaAAAGGAGCACGGTCTGAGTGAGACGTGGCCATttcggggcatggccaagagcCGGACACCCAGATGCAATGCGGTGCAAGTTTACTTCCGTCATGGAGATGTAAATAGTAAACCCCCCATCAAAAAAAAATCTGCCGtcttggaggggtttaaagggtttggggagagtgcaggctgttAAACCAGGGGGGGAACCTGAGCCAGCTGGTGACAGTAGTTATGGCAGAGACGTgctccagtttttttttaaaccctgccgTACGTGGTAGAAATGGGGTTTTCGTGCCCACTTAAGGGCGCTCAGGCTACTTTATAATGTGCGCACCAGTTATAAACTCACCACGTCTCCGGGCATGCGCCCGCACGCTgcttgaaagttactgtccctgtgaatAACTTTGCCATTACAAGAAAATGCCATTGTTTAGTGCAAAATCATTCATGCAGAAGTCCAAAATCTGACTGACATTTTTTTAGAACGGGGCATAAACTCTTTAGCATAAGACTTCAGAGAAATGGAGAAACCAAGATTTTACGGTGAattattgtggggggggggggggggggggaagctattGCTCATTTGCAGTGTGCGTCTTGTTTTTTGGGGTGAAAAAAATTAAGGAAGTATATTTTTCACCAACGATTTGCAAGGGGCAGTTTGAACAATTGGACGTTTCTATGGGCACTGTCCATTTCACAGTCCCTGCATCCTAACACGCTTTATACCAAGCTGCCTTCAAGAGGTATTTGACCACGCTTCCATTCCAGATGTTATGATTCGGATCATCCAATCTAGGGCTGGCAACCTCTGGCCTTAAGAGCCACAGACGGATGTggctttcaggatctccacaacaaatatgcatgagagagatttccatacagtggaggcagtgcacgtACCTTATATACTTGTACGTAAGTCAatctcatgtataagtcgagggtatttttttgggccccaaaatcTAGAATTATCTGCCAACTGTGGATAAGTCAAGGGTAAAAAACCTAgggggcttatgaaatggtgaaatcatactaagaaaaactgataaataaaagtgatttacttaagttattttttttaaagcagaatagaatgtctcataagaaacattatcatttaacaacttaagaaaatgtccctcctgtctgaatcctttcctccctcctgaTTTCTTACCTCACCCGCTATCTGGACAAGGACAGCGCTTGCGTTTGCTCAGGAACgtctttcctcctcccccagtgTAGCGGTAGGacagcttctcccccccccccccccccccccccccacacacaactcCTCCGGATCCAGCGCTGCTGCTCTGAGCACGACGGCACTTGCGgtcactcaggtgtaccctcccTCCTCCGCCGTGGGGTCCCAGTGGTGCACTTTGAACCGCGTGGTTCTGAGTGTGCCAATCAGACCCTGGCTTGGGAGAGGGGAGGATTTGCCCGCGCAACCGCAAGCGTCCTCATAGCAGCGGGTGAGTTAAGGGAGCGGGGGGAGAGAGCGCGAGAACGATTCACTCAGGTATCTTGAATGACAGTGGCGGCATGATGTGGATTGACCCGGGGGTAAGACAACTGCGATTTTAAGGACCGGCTTTGGGGATAATATCTTTCGACTTATACTCGAGTGCATACAGTAAATCCATCATGCCATATGTAGTATGGAAAGACCAGTGTTGGCCACTCCTTCTCTAATCCGATCACACCTTTTACACAGCTGGCAACTAGAGCACGCCAAAGAGTGTCAGTACTAACATTGCAGCTGGAGATGACGCCATCGCCGCCGGCGCAGACCATGTTGGTTTTCACCGTGCTGCCCCACCAGTCCGAGCGGGAACAGGTCGCATGATCTACCACCAACAAACGTCCCTGTTGCAGTTCTTTTGGAGAGGCTCCCCCGGCTGAGAAaattgcaaaaagaaaagaaatgtaatCCTTTCCCCTCTGTTCATGTGTTCATGGCGGGGAGGGTGGTAGGAGTAGGGAGGTGGGgttaaggttgtttttttttgggggggggggaaaggcgcATGAATTTTTCTGTATTTCCTGTTCTGTTCAGGAGGTCCAGGCATTGCTCACTAGTGACACCTACTGATCAGGCTCAGGGTGTGCACACGTTCCAAGATCTGGAGGGCCTCATGGGCCATGGTACCCAGGCTCTAGATTGTTGTCTGGGCAAGACAAATGGGAGATTTGTGATTGAAAGCTCCAGTAAAGACCAGTTATGACTAATATAAAAGCATAAAAGAGCAGGAAGAAGTGCAACTACCCCTCTCCCGACCCCTAATGAAATACCAGTAAGATATTTAAAGCTCTCTCTTTTCACTGCACTACATTCATATTAAAGTAAAATGACAATAATTAGAATATATAATGATCCTACAGCTTTAACATTCAGTGATCGGCTAGAACATTGTGGGCTCCTTCCAACCCTTTGTCATAATAATATGCAAACGTTATTACATTGTAGCAGGTCCTTGTTGCACCAAACCATTGATACATTTGTATCACACTCTGTATTGTTTAACTGTTTTAATAGACTTAGGAAATGTTTTCCTATTTGGATATAATTTGATATGATTATGATTTGATTCTGTACTcatgctcatttattttattgtgtaaaATGTAtcaataaagaaacatttttaactttACAAAATTACTTATGTACTTAACACATtagtgctttttttcccccttgggaattttttggggtgtgtgtgtatatggataTGGATATATAATGGATAGTATATTGGATCTACGCTTTAAATAAAAATGGTATATCTGTCAGAGAATCCTAAAACAGGGTAAGTAAttccactaatgttttaaatgatttgaaagatacttaatattgcaagctttattacacaatgacaaagaatatatatatatatatatacacactcatgCAGCCACCTGTAGGGTGAATGACCTAGTAGTGCATTTCTAGACTGTTTTATGCTGCTCCAGGTATCACAGAGACGCATGTAAGAACATATGTGATCACCTCGTTTTCTTACGAGAGGGTTAAGCACTATACTTACTCTGCAGTCGGCCCCAGCCTGTCACATAGCAGGCAGCATTGTTGGCCAGGATGGCTCCTGCAGTAGGGAGACAGCTCGGCTGAATGGTGCTGCTAGAGCTCACAGTCTCGGCCAGCTTAATTAAAGCCATGTCATTCCTGGgtttgaaataataataataataattcaacattTGTTTGGTATTTCTAGACAAATACCAACAAACTCTAAACTGTTACTACTGCTATTCATGGCAGTAGAACTAAAGACAGGGACTTATGGCGGGGCCTGAACCAGGGTTGGCTCTACAGCACAGGCAAAATATCCGGGCCCGTGGTTCACAATCCAATCCTCAAGGACCGCTTGACCACGCTGGTTTTCAGGACTTGCAGAATGACTGTTCATGGGatacaaatgcatattttaaagacCCGGCAtatgcaaatatagctcatgcatattcattgtggagagccTGAAAACCATGCCTGTTGAGTGAGGCTCCAAGTCTGCACTGAGAAGCAATAATTCTAAGGCAGCAGCAGAATTGAAGGCAGCAAAAGAAGAGGTGTCCATAACACAGTGCTACCATAGCAGCTGGAAAGAACCATCAAACATGCAAAATGGAAAGAGATTCCCTGGATCAAAGAAGAGATCTTATCTTCCTCCACTGCCATGAACACTATATAACCTTTCTACCCTGGTTTCCCTTCTGCTTCTGCATGTAGTTCAAGCTTTTCCTATTCACCTACAAGTGCCTTTACTTGCAGTTCCTCATTATCTTCTCTCTCCCCATACCCTTCTTCGTTACTTCCATTCATTGGGCAAGTCGCTGTTGTGCGTTCCCTTCTCTTCCATTGCCAACTTCCAACTTTACACATTTCACATGGATGAGCAAGATGTCTGTAATCACCTCTCTGAGTCCATGCATCTTGCCCCTTTCTCTAGCCATATACCTTTCTGAGGTTGCTTTAAAATCTTAACCCTGTCTCTTCCCGATCATAGCCTTGCTAATTTTAACTTTCTATTGTCTGTGTGCCTGGACTAGATTGCAAATTCTGCACACTTGCATAGTCTAGTAATGCAATAGATATGAACACGTGGTAGCaagaagtaaaagaaaatattttagagATTACCCTTGGGAGAGTAGATTGGAAttccagtttggatgcacaatGATCTTTGCTGCACTAATGGATTTTTGTCCTGCTTCAGTAGGACCTAGGCTATGTTTGCCAAGCTGGACTCGGTAGACTCGATTGCTAGGGAAAGAAAATGAACAGGAAAAATAAGTAGAAACCCCTCGTAAACATCTGGCTAATCAGTTTCCTACTCCTAAAGGATGTAAACTGAATGAAGACACGTTAACAGGATCCAGTCTTCTTCTAGTCTAGAACCTCACCAGATACATTGTCACTCCTTAACCATTACAAAAACAGAAAGAAGTGAACCCTATAGGATGTTACCAATACATGGGGGGGAACTGGGAAAATACATTTCTATGAAGCAGCCCTCGGTCTTAGGATAACTACTGTCTCTTCTCTTTGAGGGTTACAAATGATGGTGTCTTCAGCAACATTACCCTATGCAGTGAGCTGCTGTCAGGACCCAATTGGAGGCAATCAGTGTACCTCCACAGGTGTGATACCAGCTTCCACCCGACTGGTACTGAAGGGAGACCTTGAACAAAGACAAAAGGGTGAGTAATACACAAGATTCAGTCTTACAAGTTGCCATGGCACCTACCAATTTCTAGACGTGCAACTGCGATTCAGGGCTAGTCCTTCCATTAGGCAGAATTTGGCAACTGCCTAGGGTGGAACAATTTTGGGAGCGGCACCAGGGGCTTTGCTGTGCATGAGCACACAAGTATCTGCTCTGACGACTCTATCGGACTCCCTAAAtctgatttattaaaaaaaaaccacaggtaAATACACAATCTGTGAGTCTCTAAGTTAAAGAAGCACTTATCTGTGTCTCCTGATAAAGTGCTTCTTTAACTTAGAGTCGttttatttgcatacaaaaatgttttaaaaaaatctaatgagacctatgattaaaatcttTGAGCAGTATTCCATCTGGGTGGTTTACAGAGCATTGTAAAACCGTCAATAAATGAGATAGTACCTGCTCATTTTAGGAGGGTCTCAGACTGAGCACTTTGATAAGTTGGTTCACAGATGGTGAATTTAcctgtggggtttgtttgtttttttggggggggggggttatgaatATTATAGATTTCCACAGACGATTAGGTTCTTTTTGTTGATTGTTTCActaaatctcaggcagcagagaacagctttctgcttcctgctccagctcttccTCTCCCGGCCAGTGTgaagaaagggaaggggtgagcctGGAGGAAGCAAAGCATAAAgcagagcaagaaagagagactgatCCTTAATCCAGCCCCATCTGTTGTTTCCACCTTCCCTCCTATCTTGCAGGGAAcaagagaggagagggtgaggctGGAATAGACAAGAGTTAAGtttttgtttctatatttttgtttctaatttgtggccacttattctatatttggtgagggtttttctgtgtgtgtgactaaaATGAGGCtttctgctaatgtgtagtttTTCTGTATGCTCCAGCTTATTCTGTTTCCATCCCTGCTGGAAAGAACAGAAATTCTattctagggcttggtgtaatatttgtgtgTTTCCTTATCataagtaggattaaatggacatttttctcagtggaagggagtggacagtggagtgcctcagggatctgtattcggacccttacttttcaatatatttataaatgatctggaaagaaatacgacgagtgaggtaatcaaatttgcagatgacacaaaattgttcagagtagttaaatcacaagcagattgtgataaattgcaggaagaccttgtgagactggaaaattgggcatccaaatgtcagatgaaatttaatgtggataagtgcaaggtgatgcatatagggaaaaataacccatgctataattacacaatgttgggttccatattaagtgctaccacccaagaaagagatctaggcgtcatagtggataacacattgaaatcatcagtacagtgtgctgcggcagtcaaaaaagcaaacagaatgttgggaattattagaaagggaatggttaatagaacggaaaatgtcataatgcctctgtatcgctccatggtgagaccgcaccttgaatactgtgtacaattctggtcaccgcatctcaaaaaagatataattgcgatggagaaggtacagagaagggcgaccaaaatgataaggggaatggaacagctcccctatgaggaaagactaaagaggttaggacttttcagcttggagaagagacggctgaggggggatatgatagaggtgtttaaaatcatgagaggtctagaacgggtagatgtgaatcggttatttactctttcagataatagaaagactagggggcactccatgaagttagcatggggcacatttaaaactaatcggagaaagttctttttcactcaacgcacaattaaactctggaatttgttgccagaggatgtggtcagtgcagttagtgtagctgtgtttaaaaaaggattggataagttcttggaggagaagtccattacctgctattaagttcacagaggggtagattttaaaagaagcgcgatcagcctacttttgcttgcgcatcagactcaagcaaaagtacgctggattttagtagatacgcgcggagccgcgcatatctactaaaatcctggatcggcgcgcgcaaggctatcgattttgtatagcctgcgcgcgccgagccgcgctgcctccccccgttccctccaaggccgctccgaaatcggagcggcctcggagggaactttcctttgccctcctctcaccttaccctcccttcccctacctaacccacccaccaggccctgtctacaccccccccttacctttgtcgggggatttacgcctcccggagggagacgtaaatccccgcgcgccagcgggcctgctgcgcgccgggccgcgacctgggggcgggtacggagggcgcggccccgcccccgggccgtagccacgccccgtacccgcccccaaaacgctgccgacacgcccccggaacgccgcgacgaccgggcccgccccccgacacgcccccaacacgccccccttcgagaaccccgggacttacgcgtatggccggcgccattttccgtacgaaaacgattcgcggcgggaaatcgctccctgacccccgctggacctccaggaacttttggccagcttgtggggggcctcctgacccccacgagacttgccaaaagtccagcgggggtccggaaggacctcctgccgtccaatctttttcgtctatggccgccgccatttttcggcgccattttggaaaatggcgccggctgaagacgacaagattcaggagcaggagcccgttccggaccgctgccgttccggaccgccgctggacccgcaggttatttaagttattggggaggggttcgggagggtgggggatttaatttaaagggtcgggggtgggttttagggggttttaatgtgccggtttttcgatttttcgatttttaacgatttttcacgatattttacccccccaaacggcaacaatacgattccctccccctcccagccgaaatcgatcgttaagacgatcgaggacacgattcacatccctactgaccactgttggaaacaggatgctgggcttgatggacccttggggtctgacccagtatggcaagttcttattgctgtgtttagttctggcagtcagtgctgttttggtttggtAGATTTGCCGTAGAGGTTCTgagtaactttttttttgcagggttttgtgttacttctcagTTTGTCTGGTAATAGAGGGAATTTGTTTCAATGATACTGAGGTGAAAAATGAATTTGAAATTGTTTTGTATGGTGAGTATTAAGGGTAAAATATCCTAGTTCAGCCTAGCCAATCAGGCAAGCCAATCATTTCAGAGACTACCTTTGTTCATCAGACTCTGTGACCTGATTTCTGAAACAAATTTGTATaatagtttaatatttaaaagtatggggggggggggtgcagttttAAAACTGTATGCTTTAttttaaagtctgcaggtacttttacctgcaaGCTTTGCAGTTATTCTCAAGGTAAAGTCTGGGCATACATGCTTAATTTGTATTGAAATGTGCATAGTTTTAAGTGTTTTTAGAGTGAGCAACTTTCAAAAAGCCTTTTAACTTGGAAAATCAGTATTTTCCCAcaaaaaaatgttatgaaaatATTTTCTGCCTTATGACCAattatgcattttttatttatttattttttttttacgagaTTGTTTTGAGAGGAGTAGTGGTCATCATGATTGTTAAGTTAATTATCAgagaggatgggtgggggggggggagatggagtTGGCCTATGGGCCTAAAAtttaatatggggggggggggggggctgaatatACTTGCACTGACCCTGCTGGGATTCTTCCGAGCAAGTAACCAAATACTTAATCAAAAAgacccacttacatgggtaaagtacatttgcacctgtaaaacccaattttaagaaaataaatgcttttgaatatctggcccacTGTGTGCTGGGTAGTTTTTTTCATTGCAAATATGCATCAAGTAACATGCATTAAAGGCACCTGCATGGTTTGCAACTACGAGCATGCTATTTCAAAATTATTCCATAAATCCATGGTGTAGGATTACCTGCTTAATGGGGCCTGCATTGCGATGTCTAACACTCAGAGGGCTCCCCCAGGACTGCACTCCAAATCCGAGGCTCGACTCAAAGCCCTACCTCCCAAGCTCTGACATAAAGGTGTCAGGTTTCCATTCTCCCTCTCTAAGGGGCTGCTCACTCCCTCCTATCTTTCAAGCCTTctctttccagcttctctccgtCTTCCACTCCTCCATCATCTCTCCCCCTCTTCTCTATTGCTGGCTCATTTCGCCACCATGAAGAACTAGAGAGTCCCCCAGCCCCTCACATCCAGCCTGGGCAGGGCCACCACTACAGCAGCTACTCCCTTCCAGCCCATGCTGTCTGCATTTAAACATCTCATTAGGGTTATCCAACCCCGATTAGAAATGGTCTTTGAAACATTATTCGTAGTCTGTTCAGTCCCTGTACACGTGTCCATTCCTAGTACAGAATACAGACATCAAAGCGCCATGTTTTGAAAATGTAGCCTGCAAACTCATTTACGCAGGTCCCTTTATTTCTTTGCCGTCCCATTGATTCTTCAGCAAACTTGCTCCTGGAAAAACGTCTGAGAAAAGTTCATTGTATTGGCTGCTGGTGCATAAAAGAGCAACAGAGAAAATGTGGTCTTCTTACCTGCCAGGGCCAGCTGTGGGGTCTGGCCTCCGTGCCGCCCACCACTCTGGACAGGACCGGTGCATAGGAAGGAGTCCCACAGCCCAGGGCTACGTAGGAGAGAATTTACAATGAATCAGGTTGTCAGAGGATGGGCCGAGTTGTTCCAGCCTGGCACTTCCCCTAGTACCACTGGGTGAACTGTATAAATTGCTACGGAGTTAACGACGCCCATGTCGCCGTATAGACCGGACTGTACAGCTCGCAGGGGCACAACAATAAGTCTGTGCTTAGTAATTCAAAGAGGACATAAGGAAATTACAGGAACTGTAAATATTTTAAGATTAAGAAAGTCAATGCTCTACACCATGCTGATGATCTCAATAAAGCCAGCCCGTTAACACACGTTACATCCGTTACTGCACTCTTAATGTGTGTTATTTAGCTATTAGAAGCATCAGCACAAACTCAATGCCAAACAGGTAACGAGCCACAGAATTACACAAAGCAGCCCTTTACCTATGAACACACTATAAAGCACGCATTAAAACATGCAAACGTTTATGTAGATCTATTACCACGGGGAACTTAACCATACttccaattattattattaattttttttttttttgcgttaaATCAGCATCAACGTGCCGACCTTCATACAAGAAATTTCCAATCAAACTGCATCGCATGTCAGTAACATGAGATAATTAATGCAAGTTAATGGTCGATGTTGTTGAACATTTATACATCAGtctctgtggggcagatttttaaaaaatacacgagcgcgtacgtttgttcgtgcacccggtgcaaacaagagtacactggattttaatagatacgcgcgtagccgcacgtatcttttaaaatccggggtcggcgcgcgcaagggggtgaacatttgtgcgccttgcacgcgccgagccctgcgcgcgctgcccgttccctctgaggccgctccgaaatcggaagcggcctcagagggaactttc is a window of Rhinatrema bivittatum chromosome 15, aRhiBiv1.1, whole genome shotgun sequence DNA encoding:
- the LOC115076647 gene encoding chymotrypsin-like elastase family member 2A, which gives rise to MIRILLAAVLVVQALGCGTPSYAPVLSRVVGGTEARPHSWPWQVSLQYQSGGSWYHTCGGTLIASNWVLTAAHCIGNRVYRVQLGKHSLGPTEAGQKSISAAKIIVHPNWNSNLLSQGNDMALIKLAETVSSSSTIQPSCLPTAGAILANNAACYVTGWGRLQTGGASPKELQQGRLLVVDHATCSRSDWWGSTVKTNMVCAGGDGVISSCNGDSGGPLNCKNSSGQWEVHGVVSFGSSLGCNYYKKPSVFSRVSAFNSWISQTIAAN